The proteins below come from a single uncultured Dethiosulfovibrio sp. genomic window:
- a CDS encoding 3TM-type holin — translation MNLLELLPGISGIIERVIPDPNKKAELELELSKVQADEVNARMGVLQGMLSNKSLFVAGAIPALLWLAVLGLLNNYVLGPWFGLEPINFPDQYWTLLSTVVIGLFGKKVVDGNEFRWPNGNVLSPKKEAEIPPHREDKPPDHVPPAKKPRSPEDIDARLAQLDKEYRKNG, via the coding sequence ATGAATCTGTTGGAGCTCTTGCCCGGGATCTCCGGTATCATCGAGAGAGTGATACCCGATCCCAACAAGAAGGCAGAGCTTGAACTTGAGCTTTCCAAGGTCCAGGCCGACGAGGTCAATGCTCGAATGGGTGTCCTCCAGGGGATGCTTTCCAACAAGAGCCTGTTCGTTGCTGGGGCTATTCCTGCTCTGCTTTGGCTGGCGGTTTTGGGGCTACTCAACAACTATGTCCTGGGACCGTGGTTCGGCCTAGAACCGATCAATTTCCCAGATCAGTATTGGACCCTGCTGTCCACGGTGGTTATCGGCCTGTTTGGCAAGAAGGTAGTCGACGGCAACGAGTTCAGGTGGCCGAATGGGAACGTCCTCTCTCCGAAGAAAGAGGCGGAGATCCCTCCTCACCGGGAAGACAAGCCCCCGGATCATGTTCCTCCTGCCAAAAAACCGAGGTCGCCGGAGGATATCGATGCCAGGCTAGCCCAGCTAGATAAGGAGTACAGAAAAAATGGATGA
- a CDS encoding POTRA domain-containing protein, which yields MRKTIMALAMLVVVLFASLSTAEAAPEVTMLAVEGNDHVVSQHILGVVETKIGEPMDQDRLRKDIEAIYGLGFFSYVDAMVDPHLGGVKITYVVTENPVVEKVQFVGNTVYSDEDLMKQVFTAPGTVFNRVFFRHDLQRIKEKFQEDGYVMMRVKDVEVEGGVVKVYIMEPRIGEIVIQGNRRTKTYVIKRAITLKEGDLFNSIILRHAINKVRGLGYFEDVSVGFEPAANDPDDVDLILTVQEQKTGKVSFSVSHGSSSGWGGGIGYSDSNLSGRGVTLDLGFELGDYEKYWASLSSSYMDEKTFAWKIGAYSREFEDRSYWDRSMGIDSELFQYDEKRKGGYIGAGRKFKGDDKLSWFVTLDWHDSDVTFKTGSKDLFDKVTAQGGTGGTTFSATGQVTRNNLDPYLSYRKGDLESISVEHAMKFMGGDWSFTKYWFEGKFFMPIVGMEDFLDLRMKKDNPMLFAARIKAGSSSGSLPWIERYDLGGATSLRGYETGQFKGEELLLGNFELHLPIEEAFSFVLFYDVGNTELSFSDMKDNYGLGVRVRTPMGNLRLDYATGDDDSQFHFGFGEIF from the coding sequence GTGAGAAAAACGATAATGGCTCTCGCTATGCTGGTGGTGGTCCTTTTCGCCTCCCTGTCGACCGCTGAGGCGGCGCCGGAGGTCACCATGCTGGCGGTGGAGGGAAACGACCACGTCGTCTCTCAGCATATACTGGGAGTTGTGGAGACTAAAATAGGCGAACCTATGGATCAGGACAGGCTTAGAAAGGACATAGAGGCTATCTACGGCCTTGGCTTTTTCTCCTACGTCGACGCCATGGTGGACCCCCATCTAGGTGGTGTCAAGATAACCTACGTGGTTACCGAGAACCCGGTCGTCGAAAAGGTCCAGTTTGTAGGCAACACGGTTTACAGCGACGAGGACCTGATGAAACAGGTTTTTACCGCCCCAGGGACGGTGTTCAACAGGGTATTCTTCCGCCACGACCTTCAGAGGATCAAAGAAAAGTTCCAGGAGGACGGCTACGTCATGATGAGGGTCAAAGACGTAGAGGTCGAAGGTGGAGTAGTCAAGGTCTACATCATGGAGCCTCGAATCGGGGAGATCGTAATCCAGGGCAACAGGAGGACCAAAACCTACGTTATTAAAAGGGCCATAACCCTAAAAGAGGGAGACCTGTTTAACTCCATAATCCTCAGACACGCCATAAACAAAGTCAGAGGCTTGGGCTACTTCGAGGACGTTTCCGTAGGCTTTGAGCCCGCCGCCAACGACCCCGACGACGTCGACCTTATCCTGACCGTACAGGAGCAGAAAACCGGAAAAGTATCCTTCTCAGTAAGCCACGGTTCGAGCAGCGGCTGGGGTGGTGGTATCGGATATTCGGACTCCAACCTATCCGGCAGAGGGGTTACCCTCGATTTGGGATTTGAGCTCGGCGACTACGAAAAATACTGGGCGTCCCTCTCCAGCTCCTACATGGACGAAAAGACCTTCGCCTGGAAGATAGGGGCCTACAGCAGGGAGTTTGAGGACCGTTCCTACTGGGACAGGAGCATGGGCATCGACAGCGAGCTATTCCAGTACGACGAAAAGAGAAAAGGAGGCTACATCGGAGCAGGACGTAAGTTCAAAGGGGACGATAAGCTCAGCTGGTTCGTCACTCTCGACTGGCACGACAGCGACGTCACCTTCAAGACTGGGTCAAAAGATCTGTTCGATAAAGTCACCGCCCAGGGAGGGACAGGTGGAACCACCTTCTCCGCCACAGGACAGGTCACCAGAAACAACCTGGATCCCTATCTCAGCTACAGAAAGGGAGACTTAGAGAGCATATCGGTGGAACACGCCATGAAGTTTATGGGAGGCGACTGGAGTTTCACCAAGTACTGGTTCGAGGGCAAGTTCTTCATGCCAATAGTGGGTATGGAGGATTTTCTCGACCTCCGGATGAAAAAGGACAATCCAATGCTCTTCGCCGCCCGTATAAAGGCGGGCTCTTCATCCGGGTCTCTGCCCTGGATCGAGAGATACGACCTCGGAGGGGCCACCAGCCTGAGGGGCTACGAGACGGGACAGTTTAAGGGAGAGGAACTGCTCCTCGGAAACTTCGAGCTCCATCTCCCTATAGAGGAAGCCTTTTCCTTCGTCCTGTTTTACGACGTAGGCAACACCGAGCTTAGCTTCTCCGACATGAAGGATAACTACGGCCTCGGGGTCAGAGTACGGACCCCTATGGGCAACCTCCGTCTCGACTACGCTACCGGCGACGATGATTCCCAGTTCCACTTTGGCTTTGGCGAGATATTTTAA
- a CDS encoding HAD hydrolase family protein, whose amino-acid sequence MGEVANYLLAMDVDGTLTDGGIYLSSDGQETKRYDVKDGMAIVSFRKAGGHVALISGRYSKSTELRAKELGVVHLFNGTKDKIGDLTDLASRLGIDRSKVLFVGDDVNDLDCVQWAGIGVSVGDGVDRLKAEADWITERSGGHGAIREVVDRLLKEILP is encoded by the coding sequence ATGGGCGAGGTAGCGAACTACCTTTTAGCTATGGACGTAGACGGAACCCTGACCGACGGAGGAATCTACCTATCCTCCGACGGTCAGGAGACCAAACGTTACGACGTCAAAGACGGCATGGCCATAGTGTCCTTCAGGAAGGCAGGGGGCCACGTTGCCCTCATCAGCGGCAGGTACTCAAAGTCCACCGAGCTCAGGGCAAAAGAGCTTGGGGTCGTCCATCTGTTCAACGGCACTAAGGATAAAATTGGCGATCTCACCGATTTGGCCTCTCGTCTGGGGATAGACAGGAGTAAAGTTCTATTCGTAGGCGACGACGTCAACGACCTGGACTGCGTCCAGTGGGCGGGAATCGGCGTCTCCGTAGGCGATGGAGTGGATCGGTTAAAGGCCGAGGCGGACTGGATAACCGAGAGGTCCGGAGGACATGGGGCCATAAGGGAAGTGGTGGACAGGCTGTTAAAGGAGATACTGCCTTGA
- the lpxA gene encoding acyl-ACP--UDP-N-acetylglucosamine O-acyltransferase translates to MVVKIHPTAIVSPEAELAEGVVIGPYSIVDSKVSIGEGTVIGAFVRIMDYVSVGARCRIYENSVLGGEPQDHDFKGEESWAVIGDDVTLREAVTVNRATGEGNRTTVGDSTLLMEGVHVGHNATIGRNVTVANKSGFSGYSSLGDCSVMSGLSGLHQFVSVGKYCMVGGASKVVKDVPHYAMVDGHSARVYGLNVIGLRRAGFSPSERLEIKRVYNMLYRSGLPTSEAIAKLESDMGDNPFARDILDFLSKGTRGLCPWAR, encoded by the coding sequence ATGGTCGTCAAGATTCATCCTACAGCCATAGTCTCCCCGGAGGCGGAACTGGCGGAAGGTGTCGTTATAGGGCCCTACTCTATAGTGGACTCGAAGGTTTCTATCGGAGAGGGAACGGTTATAGGGGCTTTCGTCAGGATAATGGACTACGTCTCCGTCGGAGCGAGATGCAGGATATACGAGAACTCGGTCCTCGGAGGAGAGCCTCAAGACCACGATTTTAAAGGGGAGGAATCCTGGGCGGTAATAGGAGACGACGTTACCTTAAGGGAGGCTGTGACCGTAAACCGGGCTACCGGCGAGGGAAACAGGACCACCGTAGGGGACAGCACTCTTCTCATGGAAGGGGTCCACGTAGGCCATAACGCCACCATCGGCAGGAACGTCACCGTCGCTAACAAGTCGGGATTCTCCGGCTATTCCTCCCTAGGGGATTGTTCCGTCATGAGCGGACTCTCAGGACTGCACCAATTCGTATCGGTGGGAAAATACTGTATGGTCGGAGGGGCCTCAAAGGTGGTCAAAGACGTACCCCACTACGCCATGGTGGACGGTCACTCCGCCAGAGTCTACGGTCTCAACGTCATAGGCCTCAGGAGGGCGGGCTTTTCCCCCTCCGAGAGGCTAGAGATAAAGAGGGTCTATAATATGCTCTATCGCTCCGGCTTGCCTACCTCCGAGGCCATAGCCAAGCTCGAGTCCGACATGGGCGATAACCCCTTCGCCAGGGACATACTGGACTTCCTGTCTAAAGGCACCAGAGGACTATGCCCATGGGCGAGGTAG
- a CDS encoding sigma-70 family RNA polymerase sigma factor gives MDDERLSKSLEDRLWSEIKEGSDEARERVILSYRPMVFWIAKKFRVPGDLYPDLVQEGMVALINSVDNFDPSRGFRFTTYGYYRVRGQMLNFIQRKEAKAPVPVEDMDEELQDPFSPDRIDSLLDLQNGLDRLPEREARILSEMVLQGKSAQEVAERESMDVSHVYRLRRKALGWLRSWFFPDATSRV, from the coding sequence ATGGACGACGAACGATTGTCCAAATCCTTGGAGGATAGACTTTGGTCGGAGATCAAAGAGGGTAGCGACGAGGCCAGAGAGAGGGTAATACTATCCTACAGGCCTATGGTCTTCTGGATAGCGAAAAAATTCAGGGTGCCCGGTGATCTGTACCCCGACTTGGTTCAAGAGGGTATGGTGGCCCTTATAAACTCGGTGGATAACTTTGATCCCTCCAGGGGGTTTCGCTTTACCACCTACGGTTATTACAGGGTAAGGGGCCAGATGTTGAACTTTATCCAGAGGAAAGAGGCAAAAGCTCCTGTTCCGGTGGAGGATATGGACGAAGAGCTTCAGGATCCCTTCTCTCCCGATAGAATAGACTCCCTTTTAGACCTCCAAAATGGACTCGATCGCCTCCCGGAGAGGGAGGCCCGAATACTCTCCGAGATGGTCCTTCAGGGCAAAAGTGCCCAGGAGGTAGCCGAAAGGGAGAGCATGGACGTAAGCCACGTATACAGGCTTCGTCGTAAGGCTCTGGGATGGCTTAGATCCTGGTTTTTCCCAGATGCCACTTCCAGGGTATAA
- a CDS encoding D-Ala-D-Ala carboxypeptidase family metallohydrolase — MNHSEHFSRQELSCRCGCGACEMKPELLLLAEKIRVILGEIPIYVTSAYRCKKHNAKVGGSPTSRHMEGQAMDFYVRHLSVSDAHDKILKAWSRGVLPELGGIGLYKQKNFIHVDVSHAPNGHLRRWNG, encoded by the coding sequence ATGAATCATAGCGAGCATTTTTCGAGGCAAGAACTGTCCTGTCGGTGTGGTTGTGGTGCCTGCGAGATGAAACCAGAGCTCTTACTCTTGGCTGAGAAAATCCGAGTCATCTTGGGGGAAATCCCCATTTACGTGACCTCGGCCTACAGATGCAAGAAGCACAATGCGAAAGTGGGGGGATCTCCTACGAGTCGTCACATGGAAGGTCAGGCCATGGACTTTTACGTTAGGCACCTCTCGGTGTCCGATGCTCACGACAAAATCCTTAAGGCGTGGAGCCGGGGAGTTCTCCCCGAGCTAGGCGGCATTGGACTCTACAAGCAAAAAAACTTCATCCACGTCGACGTCTCCCACGCCCCCAACGGTCACCTGAGGCGGTGGAACGGATGA
- the lpxC gene encoding UDP-3-O-acyl-N-acetylglucosamine deacetylase, whose product MTVFDGYRIKKEVHLSGTGLHSGKTCTLSLFPCKPRGIHFRFGQALWSLSDGSPRGDGRGTILSFPDGNGVMTVEHLLAALRGLGIDGVEIVVSGGEIPAMDGSAAPFVQSLLEAGLSESEAWDPIELDRPIAVDDLDGDRSIIALPWKGFKVTYVIDYPSTSIGTQCLSLVLSRDNFIREIAPCRTFALMEEIAFLRDRGLSLGGSLDNAVVVDGMEVLAKGGLRFPDEFVRHKILDLIGDLSLLGRPLSAHVIAIRAGHRMHHSLGKTIRQNIKRSDRIV is encoded by the coding sequence ATGACCGTTTTTGACGGATATAGAATTAAAAAGGAGGTCCATCTCTCCGGCACAGGACTTCACTCTGGGAAAACCTGCACCTTAAGCCTCTTTCCATGCAAGCCTCGAGGGATACACTTTAGGTTTGGCCAGGCCCTTTGGAGCCTCAGCGACGGCTCCCCCAGAGGGGACGGCAGAGGAACGATCCTCTCCTTTCCCGACGGCAACGGTGTCATGACGGTGGAACACCTCCTAGCTGCCTTAAGGGGCCTAGGGATCGACGGGGTGGAGATCGTCGTCAGTGGAGGTGAGATTCCCGCCATGGACGGCAGCGCTGCCCCGTTTGTCCAGTCCCTGTTGGAGGCTGGTCTATCGGAAAGTGAGGCTTGGGACCCTATTGAGCTGGATCGCCCTATAGCGGTCGACGACCTGGATGGTGACAGATCGATAATCGCCCTCCCTTGGAAGGGATTTAAAGTAACCTACGTCATAGATTATCCATCAACCTCAATAGGAACTCAATGCCTTTCTCTTGTCCTATCGAGGGATAACTTTATTCGGGAGATAGCTCCATGTCGGACTTTTGCCCTCATGGAGGAGATCGCCTTCCTGAGGGACAGAGGGCTGTCCCTCGGTGGCTCTCTGGATAACGCCGTGGTTGTAGATGGCATGGAGGTACTTGCAAAGGGGGGGCTAAGGTTCCCCGATGAGTTCGTAAGACACAAGATTCTGGATCTCATAGGTGATCTATCCCTCTTAGGCCGTCCTCTCAGTGCCCACGTAATAGCCATAAGGGCGGGACACCGGATGCACCATAGCCTAGGAAAGACTATAAGACAAAATATCAAAAGGAGTGACCGTATTGTTTAA
- the lptG gene encoding LPS export ABC transporter permease LptG yields the protein MRFRILDRYILKELGSSFMFGVLTFTTILVAGDLLFKVAELLIEKGISMVTVLKLFVYKLPSVVVITLPMSCLLSTLLSFGRLSSDSEIVALKASGISFQRIALPVLLGSSLIALTALFMNETVVPLANKAADNVLRYDVVKQKPSLLKERIFLKDESGGSLNRVMYIGVLRARSGIMENVVVQEFAEGRLSRITTADRGHWEEGVWSLSDGKVFGVDGEGRVSFLFGFKNQRLPLSLTPTQVASSSQDPDSMSIKQLMAHMDLMKAQGASLVPLWVSFHLHLAVPWASVVLALIGAALGVRPQRKSGGMGMGFGLSVLIVFAYYVVMSMGRALGESGHIPPFLAAWLPNIIFLSCGGLLTARANR from the coding sequence TTGAGGTTCAGGATTCTCGACCGATACATCCTCAAAGAACTGGGAAGTTCCTTCATGTTCGGCGTTCTGACCTTCACCACCATCCTGGTGGCAGGGGATCTGCTCTTCAAGGTCGCCGAGCTTCTCATAGAGAAAGGCATCTCCATGGTGACGGTCCTCAAACTCTTTGTGTATAAACTTCCCTCGGTGGTGGTTATAACCCTCCCTATGTCCTGCCTTCTGTCAACCTTGCTCTCCTTCGGGCGACTGTCATCGGACAGCGAAATCGTGGCCCTTAAGGCCTCAGGTATATCGTTTCAGAGGATAGCCCTTCCTGTCCTGTTGGGATCCTCTCTGATCGCCTTAACCGCCCTTTTTATGAACGAGACGGTGGTGCCTCTAGCCAACAAAGCCGCCGATAACGTCCTCCGATACGACGTGGTCAAACAAAAGCCCTCCCTCCTGAAGGAAAGGATTTTCCTTAAAGACGAGAGCGGAGGAAGCCTAAATCGTGTCATGTACATCGGTGTTCTGAGGGCCAGAAGCGGCATAATGGAGAACGTCGTGGTCCAGGAGTTCGCCGAAGGTCGCCTCTCGAGGATAACAACCGCCGACAGAGGACACTGGGAGGAGGGAGTATGGTCCCTCTCCGACGGCAAGGTCTTTGGGGTGGACGGCGAGGGTCGGGTATCCTTCCTTTTCGGCTTCAAAAATCAGAGGCTACCTCTTAGCCTCACCCCGACCCAGGTGGCCAGCTCCTCCCAGGATCCCGACTCTATGAGCATAAAACAGCTTATGGCCCATATGGATCTCATGAAGGCTCAGGGAGCCAGTTTAGTCCCCCTTTGGGTGTCCTTCCATCTGCACCTGGCGGTCCCCTGGGCCAGCGTGGTGTTGGCCCTTATCGGAGCTGCTTTAGGGGTCAGGCCTCAGAGAAAAAGCGGTGGCATGGGCATGGGTTTTGGCCTGAGCGTACTCATAGTCTTCGCCTACTACGTGGTTATGTCCATGGGACGAGCTCTAGGTGAAAGCGGCCATATTCCCCCCTTTCTTGCCGCCTGGTTGCCTAACATAATATTCCTATCCTGCGGCGGCCTACTAACCGCCAGAGCGAACCGATAA
- the fabZ gene encoding 3-hydroxyacyl-ACP dehydratase FabZ produces MFNIDKVMEFLPHRYPFLLVDRILEADGNRVVGLKNVTINEPFFMGHFPGEPVMPGVLIVEAMGQAGAVVLLSRPDFKGKVIYLTSVEKARFRRPVRPGDQMITTAELTKLRGKVGKVRTVARVGDDVVAEADLGFVVDDRLE; encoded by the coding sequence TTGTTTAACATAGATAAAGTAATGGAGTTTCTTCCTCATCGATATCCCTTCCTCCTGGTGGACCGCATACTGGAGGCCGATGGAAACAGGGTAGTAGGCCTTAAAAACGTCACCATAAACGAGCCTTTCTTCATGGGTCACTTCCCTGGCGAGCCGGTTATGCCAGGGGTTCTCATAGTGGAGGCCATGGGTCAGGCCGGTGCGGTCGTGCTTCTGTCCAGACCGGACTTTAAGGGCAAGGTAATATACCTGACCTCGGTGGAGAAAGCTCGTTTCCGCCGACCCGTCCGTCCAGGGGACCAGATGATAACCACCGCCGAGCTGACCAAGCTCAGAGGAAAGGTCGGCAAGGTCAGAACCGTAGCCAGAGTCGGTGACGACGTGGTGGCAGAGGCGGATCTAGGCTTTGTCGTAGACGATAGACTGGAGTGA
- a CDS encoding site-specific integrase: MKISQALVGKISYDPAIGREEIYDTTLSGFRLRVNKTSISYFVYYRTRSTGRQRNMKIGDTSILSATQARKIAQEILAEVELGEDPASRKESGGSDILLGELLEKHYFPWISQNRKAAEKTKASMRSSFKVLWKIPISDISIAKAEEILSTWKKGNNRGTTINRKMSNLKAALNWAVRYNLIQTSPLEKLSRRKENDSSTKLRYLTHTEEDRLYEALHERDRKIREARARHIQWGEERGQEIPTLTGLYADHLEPMITISLKTGVRRGTLFGLEWGDIDFNHKTLAVRPENCKTGKGQIIPLSKSAVEALEAWEGCSCRKEYAQDSPLVFPSPKTGKKLDNIKKAWETILKDAQIGNFRWHDLRHTFASRLVMAGADLNVVRELMGHATLQMTLRYAHLAPEAKARAVSLLG, from the coding sequence ATGAAGATCTCCCAGGCTCTCGTCGGGAAGATCTCTTATGATCCTGCTATCGGCAGAGAAGAGATATACGATACCACGCTATCGGGCTTTCGGCTCAGAGTCAACAAAACATCCATCTCGTACTTCGTGTATTATCGCACACGAAGCACCGGGAGACAACGTAATATGAAAATAGGGGACACTTCTATTCTTTCAGCAACCCAAGCAAGGAAGATCGCTCAGGAAATCCTTGCCGAGGTGGAACTTGGAGAAGACCCCGCATCGAGGAAAGAATCAGGAGGAAGCGACATCCTCTTAGGGGAACTACTGGAGAAACACTATTTCCCCTGGATCTCCCAAAACCGAAAAGCCGCAGAAAAAACCAAGGCTTCTATGAGGTCTTCGTTTAAGGTCTTATGGAAAATACCCATATCGGATATCTCTATAGCTAAGGCCGAGGAGATCCTTTCTACATGGAAAAAAGGGAACAACAGAGGGACCACTATAAATAGGAAGATGAGCAACCTCAAGGCAGCCCTCAACTGGGCAGTAAGATATAACTTGATCCAGACGAGCCCGCTGGAAAAGTTGTCAAGACGCAAAGAAAACGACTCCAGCACCAAGCTACGCTACCTTACGCATACGGAAGAAGACAGGCTGTACGAGGCTCTCCATGAAAGGGATAGAAAAATAAGAGAAGCTCGAGCTAGGCATATACAGTGGGGGGAAGAGAGAGGTCAAGAGATTCCGACCCTCACCGGCCTTTACGCTGATCATTTAGAACCGATGATAACAATCTCGCTCAAAACCGGCGTCAGGAGAGGCACCCTCTTTGGGTTGGAATGGGGAGACATAGATTTTAACCATAAAACTCTGGCGGTCCGCCCCGAAAACTGCAAAACCGGCAAGGGCCAGATTATACCATTAAGCAAATCCGCAGTGGAAGCTCTTGAAGCCTGGGAGGGTTGCTCCTGCCGAAAGGAATACGCTCAAGATAGCCCTCTGGTCTTTCCATCCCCCAAAACTGGCAAGAAGCTCGATAACATCAAGAAAGCTTGGGAGACTATACTCAAGGATGCTCAGATTGGAAACTTCCGGTGGCATGACCTTAGGCACACTTTCGCTAGCCGGCTAGTCATGGCCGGAGCAGACCTTAATGTCGTAAGGGAGCTCATGGGACATGCTACGCTTCAGATGACCCTGAGGTATGCCCACCTGGCTCCAGAGGCAAAGGCAAGAGCAGTCTCCCTGCTTGGATAA
- the lpxD gene encoding UDP-3-O-(3-hydroxymyristoyl)glucosamine N-acyltransferase, translating into MEYVLSDLASRLGGKVIGDKDYVVKSVASPGRPEDGAVVVAMTEKVFKEISPHIPAVGLESWFSYRSFGISVPDTRLALAQTLALFRPTVEAPWGIDPSAVVHPTAEVAEDCCIGPLCVLSKGTKVRSGSILRARVFLGEGVSVGENSILEPGVTVYDRCRIGSQVIIHGNSVIGADGFGHIPASGERGIVKIPQIGSVIVGDGVEIGACSTVDRGTIGDTVIGAGTKLDNQVQIAHNAVTGKDCLIISQAGMAGSSIIEDRVILAARSGVQEHVRVGKGATVAACGGVTKDVPPGAVVSGFPARDHRLEMKKEALLRRLENLFDRVKRLEKGLIRP; encoded by the coding sequence TTGGAATACGTTCTGTCCGACCTAGCCTCCCGATTGGGAGGCAAGGTCATAGGTGATAAAGATTACGTCGTAAAGTCGGTGGCCTCTCCAGGTCGGCCGGAGGACGGTGCTGTGGTCGTCGCCATGACGGAGAAGGTCTTTAAAGAGATTTCTCCTCATATTCCTGCCGTAGGCTTAGAGAGCTGGTTTTCGTACCGATCTTTCGGCATATCCGTCCCGGACACCAGGCTTGCCCTAGCCCAGACTCTGGCCCTTTTTCGCCCTACCGTAGAGGCTCCTTGGGGGATAGACCCCTCGGCGGTGGTCCACCCAACCGCTGAGGTCGCCGAGGACTGCTGTATAGGGCCTCTATGCGTCCTATCCAAAGGCACCAAGGTTCGGTCTGGATCGATACTCCGGGCCAGGGTTTTCCTAGGTGAAGGGGTAAGTGTAGGGGAGAACTCGATCCTAGAGCCCGGTGTGACCGTGTACGACCGATGCCGAATAGGCTCTCAGGTGATAATCCACGGCAACTCGGTCATAGGAGCCGACGGCTTTGGACATATACCTGCCTCCGGTGAACGGGGAATAGTTAAGATACCTCAGATTGGGTCGGTTATAGTGGGGGATGGTGTTGAGATCGGTGCCTGTTCGACGGTGGACAGAGGCACCATCGGCGATACCGTCATAGGAGCGGGGACGAAGTTGGATAACCAAGTCCAGATAGCCCACAACGCGGTAACCGGAAAGGACTGCCTCATAATATCTCAAGCGGGCATGGCCGGAAGCTCTATAATAGAGGACCGAGTAATACTGGCGGCTAGAAGCGGCGTCCAGGAACACGTCAGAGTGGGAAAAGGGGCCACCGTGGCCGCTTGCGGCGGAGTAACCAAAGACGTACCTCCTGGAGCGGTGGTCTCAGGTTTTCCCGCCAGGGATCATAGGTTGGAGATGAAAAAAGAGGCTCTCCTGAGAAGGCTGGAAAACCTTTTCGACAGGGTCAAAAGGCTTGAGAAAGGCCTAATAAGGCCTTAG
- a CDS encoding histidine phosphatase family protein, whose amino-acid sequence MKERKILFLRHGETDWNAQFRYQGSMDIPLNSIGERQASQVAFRIKGWSPDLCFTSPQKRAARTAEIAVGGICAPQTIDDLREISFGVWEGQPIGDIIKNYGDDYLRWREDPSSWSPPESEPFSAVQTRVKGAIDSILEREGDRFLVVAHGGTIRAALAVLFGFSGASVWKMRLGNCALTGVSFWEGRPALHFVNDCLHSNLPEEILSSLSVDL is encoded by the coding sequence GTGAAGGAACGAAAAATACTTTTTTTACGGCACGGAGAGACCGACTGGAACGCCCAGTTTCGCTATCAGGGATCTATGGACATACCATTGAACTCTATAGGAGAGAGACAGGCCTCTCAGGTGGCCTTCAGGATAAAGGGATGGAGTCCTGACCTATGCTTCACCAGTCCCCAAAAAAGGGCGGCCAGGACCGCTGAAATAGCGGTAGGGGGTATCTGTGCCCCTCAGACGATCGACGATCTCAGAGAAATCTCCTTCGGCGTTTGGGAGGGTCAGCCTATCGGGGATATAATCAAAAACTACGGTGACGACTACCTACGTTGGAGGGAGGATCCTTCCTCCTGGTCCCCGCCGGAGTCGGAGCCTTTCTCTGCGGTCCAGACAAGGGTCAAAGGTGCCATCGACTCAATTCTGGAGCGAGAGGGGGATAGGTTTTTGGTCGTAGCCCACGGAGGGACCATAAGGGCGGCGCTGGCCGTGCTGTTCGGTTTTTCCGGTGCCTCCGTATGGAAAATGCGGCTAGGTAACTGTGCCCTGACGGGAGTCTCCTTCTGGGAAGGAAGGCCTGCCCTCCATTTTGTCAACGACTGCCTCCACAGCAACCTCCCTGAGGAAATACTTTCCTCTCTATCGGTGGACCTCTAA
- a CDS encoding phage holin family protein: MDDILNSVRHCLEILLPPALMAMVGSVVRYVRMHRSEPFSWGEFLSGMVVSGFVGVVMACLCRGLSLSPWISSAIIAMAGYSAGQILDYGQDLLLRWLESKAKK, from the coding sequence ATGGATGATATCCTAAACTCAGTTCGCCACTGCCTAGAAATCCTCCTCCCCCCGGCCTTAATGGCCATGGTCGGATCGGTGGTGAGATACGTGAGGATGCACAGATCCGAGCCGTTCTCCTGGGGAGAGTTTCTATCAGGCATGGTGGTCTCCGGCTTCGTCGGCGTGGTAATGGCCTGTCTATGCCGTGGCCTGAGCCTCTCCCCATGGATCAGCTCAGCTATTATCGCCATGGCGGGGTACTCGGCAGGGCAGATCCTCGACTACGGACAGGACCTCCTTTTGCGGTGGTTGGAAAGTAAGGCTAAAAAATGA